In Sphingobacterium sp. R2, the genomic stretch TTGCATGAATTGGCAATAAAACAAAGTTTGTTTGCATTTTTATGTAGCGATAAAGCAAGTTCTATTTTTGAATCATCTGCGATAATCACTTCAGGGTGTAATGTCACCGATGTAAAACGGCCGCTGCCATCTCCTTCAGTCGCCAAGGTAGCAAGGGCGTTATCCGTATAAGATAAAACCTGAATGCCGTTTTGCGAACATACATATAGGTAAGACATCATATGGCAAGAAACCAGGCTGCTGAGAAGCAGATCTTCTGGATTGTATAATAAGGGGTCGCCCTTGAATGCTTTTGCGGCTGAAACGTGAAGATCTGCTTTTCCCTCAATTGCAATGGAGTGGTTTTTATTATAAATTTTTAATCCCTGAAGATTGGGCTGTTCTGCATGATGCCAAGTTAAAGATACTTTAAAAACGTGTTTGTAACTCATTTAATAAAAGTAAGAGTTTATAGTAAGATTGAGAACCGTGTATACCTTTAGAGTTATTTTCGCTCCCTATTTGCGCCCTATCGAATTGTTGCTTTTGTCGGTTCTGTAAAGTTAAATATAAGGAAGATAGTAATAGCTTTTTTTTATGAAAATGTGTTTTTACTGCATTTCCTGACAATTTACATTCGTACAAACTAAATGATATTTTTATATTAGACTGATATTTTTGAAAGATATGCTATCTATGAACAGTTTTTTCCAAAATTACAATACGGGGAAACGTATTCTTCTTCATTTGTGTTTTTGGTTTTTGGTTTTGGGAATGCAATTTATTTCCTATCAACGGATAGATATTCATCATTCGTGGATATTGTTTCTAAAAGATGTATTTTCTTTATTGACCATATTTTATGTGACAGCTTATGTTATTATTCCGCGTTGGTTTATTCCCGGAAAGTTTTTGCTGTGTATGTTATGGCTATTGTTTATTTATGCCTGGTGGTCGTTTCTAAGTTATTTTGGCGCCCTATTAACGTTAAAATATTTGACACCAGATATTCGTTTGTCAAGTTATCTCGAAATAGTACAAAGTAATGGAATCTTTGGAGCCTTTCGGCTTTCTTCCCTTAGCGATTATTTATTGGATTTTATTTTTTTAGTGGCCCTACCATTGACCGTAAAAATAGTACAGGCATTTATGTCTGTCAAAAATTCCAAAACGAAGCTCGAACTGAAAAATGCCGCATTGGAATTAAACAACGTTCAGTTGGAGCTCGCTTTCCTAAAATACCAGATCAACCCTCATTTTTTACTTAATACACTTTATAGCATCTATGTACTGGTATCCGACCGTGATGAAAGAGGTGGCGAAAGTATGATGCGTTTAAGTAGTATTATGGTGTACCTGCTTCACGAGAGCAATCAGCCCAAGGTGGATATTAGTCGCGAATTTCAACTGCTTAAAGACTATGTTGAATTGGAAAAGTTGCGTTATAGTGAGACCGTGCAGATCAATCTAAATCTGGCGGCTGATGACGAGAACTGTATGATGGTGCCCCTGATCTTCTTTCCGTTTGTTGAAAATGCATTCAAACATGGACCTCGCCTAAGTTCATCGGCGGGA encodes the following:
- a CDS encoding OsmC family protein: MSYKHVFKVSLTWHHAEQPNLQGLKIYNKNHSIAIEGKADLHVSAAKAFKGDPLLYNPEDLLLSSLVSCHMMSYLYVCSQNGIQVLSYTDNALATLATEGDGSGRFTSVTLHPEVIIADDSKIELALSLHKNANKLCFIANSCNFKILHHPTCKAINTAS
- a CDS encoding sensor histidine kinase, which translates into the protein MNSFFQNYNTGKRILLHLCFWFLVLGMQFISYQRIDIHHSWILFLKDVFSLLTIFYVTAYVIIPRWFIPGKFLLCMLWLLFIYAWWSFLSYFGALLTLKYLTPDIRLSSYLEIVQSNGIFGAFRLSSLSDYLLDFIFLVALPLTVKIVQAFMSVKNSKTKLELKNAALELNNVQLELAFLKYQINPHFLLNTLYSIYVLVSDRDERGGESMMRLSSIMVYLLHESNQPKVDISREFQLLKDYVELEKLRYSETVQINLNLAADDENCMMVPLIFFPFVENAFKHGPRLSSSAGWISIAIKVKDHKVHLNVSNAYRELSKPENYIGGLGIENVRKRLELHYPHHHILEIKSNEGVFTVNLVVTLLPEEKP